One genomic region from Lycorma delicatula isolate Av1 chromosome 9, ASM4794821v1, whole genome shotgun sequence encodes:
- the LOC142330411 gene encoding uncharacterized protein LOC142330411, whose product MDVPLKNIYTFEALSSNSIKLEIEDDSAEETLCLFLPHHPIDDITSDCDSDSFQVKEEPLGNGCDNYNEVTDPLAFEGIKLIKSEDHAIKNEVESEILLNDDVASQPNLNMRTNEQINDLRPIKKEEEMGFYPGHVPMDKRTIKGSTKNFITCKSINNSIDDGIINENFSECNCAYGDVTIENLIENISSENKLFEQKGKELVCEYCNERFRCNCYLKRHINIHTKQKKNNSNFCQKSFNFENVLKRHLNNINTTEENYVFLTINKIQI is encoded by the exons aTGGATGTACCTTTAAAGAATATCTACACATTTGAAGCTCTGTCCTCTAACAGTATCAAACTAGAAATTGAAGATGATAGCGCAGAGGAAACATTATGCTTGTTTTTACCACATCACCCGATTGATGATATTACATCTGATTGT gatAGTGATTCTTTCCAAGTGAAAGAGGAGCCACTTGGTAATGGTTGTgataattataatgaagtaaCTGATCCTCTTGCGTTTGAAGGGATCAAGTTAATTAAATCTGAAGATCATgcaattaaaaatgaagtg gaatctgagatcttattGAATGATGATGTTGCATCGCAACCTAATCTTAATATGAGAaccaatgaacaaataaatgatttacgcccgattaaaaaagaagaagagatGGGGTTTTATCCAGGTCAT GTGCCTATGGATAAAAGAACCATcaagggaagtaccaagaattttattacttgtaagaGCATAAATAATTCGATAGATGAtggaattataaatgaaaacttcAGTGAATGTAATTGTGCATACGGTGATGTaacgatagaaaatttaatagagAATATAAGTAGTGAAAACAAGTTGTTCGagcaaaaaggaaaagaattggtttgtgaatattgcaatgaaagattcagatgtaactgttatttaaagagacacattaacattcatactaaacagaaaaaaaataatagtaacttttgtcaaaagtcatttaattttgaaaatgttttaaagagacatcttaataatattaatacaacagaggaaaattatgttt